The genomic DNA GTCTCAAAGCGGTCGCGGTCAGAGGTGAACGAACAGTTTCAGTCGCAAATGAAGATCTCTTCAAAGGGATCTCCTCGACTATCCGGTCTAGGCTAAAGAGCTCTTTTCTTTCAAGGTTGGGTGTAACGATTTCGCGCCCTATCACTCCTCTGCTTCTCAGAATATTCGGTTCAAGACTCGCATCTCTCAGCAGCGGAAACTCGAACGGAATGATAGCTGAAACGTTCAGGCAAGGCGGCACCGCCCTCGGACTCGCGATGGCGGTTGCCAGTGGTGACGCCCCGGTCAAGAACTGGAGCGGCGTAGGCGTACGCGATTTTCCCCCCAACAAGGCAGACAAGATCAGCGGCGCATCAGTGACAAGATATCAGAAGACGCGATACTCCTGCGCATCCTGCCCCCTCGGTTGCGGCGGTCTATTGGATGTAGAGGACGGCTCCTTTGCGGCGGTGAAGGTTAAGCGTCCAGAATACGAGACTCTTGCCGCCTTCGGACCGATTCTTCTAAACAGCAACTTGGAGTCCATCATCAAGGCTAACGATCTGTGCAACCGCTACGGGATGGACACCATCTCAGCCGGCGCCGCAATCGCCTTCGCTTTTGAGTGCTACGAGAACGGGTTAATCACCTCTGAAGAAACTGGAGGCTCCGAGCTGAAATGGGGTGACCCAGCCCAAATCATCTCACTCCTCACGCAGATGGGGGCGCGTGAAGCATTAGGGGACGTCTTAGCGGACGGCGTCAAAAAGGCTGCTGAAAGAATCGGGAAAGGTTCCGAGAAGTACGCTATCCACATCGGAGGCCAAGAACCCGCGATGCACGATCCCAGAGTCAGCCCAAGCATAGGCGCAACCTACGTTATCGACGCGGCTCCAGGCCGACACACAGCCGGAGGAGCCTCATTCGCCGAGTCAATGGGAACGCGGTTACCTTTAAACAACATAAGTCTACCAAAGATCCAACGATACCGGTACACAGGTAAAGGCACCGTCCACCGAGCTTGGAGCAACTACATTCATGCGGTGAACAGCCTCGGACTGTGCGAGTTCGGCACCTCCGGGCTAATCACTGACCTACCTGTCATCAAACTAGTTAACGCGGCCACCGGTTGGGACCTAGATGAGTATGGGCTTCTAACCATCGGTGAACGTATCCAGACTGCTCGACACCTATTCAACTTAACTGAAGGAGTAGATCCGAAGCACTCCGTTCTCCCGAACCGGTTGAAAGGCATACCGCCACTTGACGCCGGCCCATCAGCAGGCGTCACCATCGACCTAGATGCGCTGGTTCGAGACTACTATAACACGATGGACTGGGACCCCGTGACCGCTTGGCCCAGTGACGAACAGCTACAGGCCCTAGGGTTGATAGAAGTTATCCGTGAAAGAAAGGAGCGGTGATGAAGAAGCAGGATGCCGAGGATAAGGATCGAAGTGAACGGGGTCTTCAACAGGAGACTTATACGAAAGAACATCTTGATTGATATTCCAGAAACCGCTGCTACAGATACGCTTCTAAGAATAATAGGCTGCCAACTCAAGCTCAAGGACACTTTTGAAGGGTCACCAATTATTCTTCTGAACGGCAGACGAATAGACTCAGGGGAGCTTCGGCTTAGCGAAGGTGACACCCTTAGCCTCCTATCACCGTTAACCGGAGGCTAACTTTTCTCTATATCGGCAAGGCGTAAGCTTCATATCCACAAGACTCATCCCTAGGCGAGAGCCGAGTGGTCTAGCAAGCAGTAAGTAGCAACGGATCATAGATTGTTGATAATGATGTTGAGGTGTTGAAGTTAGTTTGGTAGTTAGTTTAGCTCAGCGGTTTGGAATTTATGACGTGAAAGATGGTCTTGAGATTGAGCTTAGAAGCGAAAAGATGAGTCTCAAGAATATGGGTGGAGACAACTTTAGGTATCGCCGTGAGCACAACGGGGAAGTAGTTGCTGAGCGGCTCTTCACCAACAAAGACGGCTCGGTTCGACTCGCCCTCTGGCCTACACGTCCAATCAACACTCCTCAACCACTCGGCCACCACGTTATGCTTCGACTTAACCCCGCTATCTCTCTGCCACCTAGATCCGAAGATACTCATCACTTGACGATGCCTATCGAAATAGGCATCTTCACAGTCAGCAAAGGAATCAGCAACGACAACGGTGGCAGTATCAACATCAATTACATGATTGACACCTTCTCTTTAACGCGGCAAAGGTATGCTCTCTACGGGGTTCCCGAGGCAGGCTACATCTGCAGAATGCATGATACTGTGCCTGACAGGGTGGCGAAGCCTGTTCCGTACGAGGAGGCTGCTGTGATTATGCGGTTTGAGAACAGCTTAGACGACTGGGTGACCGTCACCAAGCTGGTCTTAGATGCTCACATGGTGGATCTCTATGCGAAGGAGGACACAGTATATCTTGAAGACTCCAATGCGGTGATTGAAGAGGGGAAGCTGGCTGATGTTTTCCTAAACAACAAGGCTCCGCTCCCCGGTTTAACAGAGGTCCCTATGGCTGAAAACACTAAGAAGATTCGTCTCAGCCTCCTATCACGAACCGGCTTAGGTGACACCTGCAAATTTACAATGGAGTACGGTTACTGATGGAGTGGCTAGGATCAACTATTCCAGGCTCAAACTTCACATATTTTCAAATCGCAGTCGCCTTATTAATCATAGTAGTCGGGATCATAATTGCTAAGGTGCTGAGCCTTTCGCTTAAACGCGCCTCCACCCCACTTATGTCTGGAAACTACTCACATCTGCTGCAGCGCATCGTCTACTATACTGTGATAGTTATCTCTGTAATGATGGCTCTCTCCTCACTGAACGTTGACTTCACCGGTGCTTTGCTCGCAGGCGGCATCCTAGGTATCGTCGTAGGTTTCGCTACACAGTCTGTGGTCTCGAACCTTGTGTCAGGAATCTTTCTGCAGATGGACAAACCTATCTCAATAGGCGATCCGATATGCATAATCGACGGAAACCTATACGGAGCCATCCTTGAAATCAACGTCTTCTCAACAACAATCTGCACCCCAGACGGAGTCAACCTACGCATCCCAAACGAGAAGATCTTCACCTCAAAAATCTACAACTTCGCAAAATACGTTGCGCGAAGAGTCAGTGTAAAAGTCGGCATCGCATACAAGGAGAACATACCTCACGTCACCGAAGTCGTCAAGAAGGCGCTTGAAGAAAACCCGCTCATCCTAGTGGAGCCGGCCCCGGTCATCTACGCTGAGGAGCTAGCTGATTCATGCATAAACCTCTCAATTCTAGTCTGGACTCCTTCATCAGTTTGGCTACAACTCAATGCGCAACTAGTGCAGCAAGTTAAGAAGGCGCTCGACGACGCAGGAATCGAAATACCGTTCCCGCAAAGAGTCGTCTGGCAAAAAGAAGGCACACCGTAGAAGCGATAGAGCAAGTACACGGAACTAATAATCTAATCTAGATTACCTGGGTTGCAGAAAAAAATCTGAGCTTCGGAGTGCACTATATGATACGCCCCGAGGCCGGTTTTTACGTACCTATGAACAGCCTTTCTTACTTGTTTCTTTCTTTACCGTGATACTAGCTAGGCCGTCTGTGGTTCGAATGTTGGTTCTTTGCTAGCGGTCTTTAGTTCGATGAAGGTTTCGCTTCTGTTTACTCCGTCGATGTTGCCTATCTTTCCTGTTACGATGTTGTGCAGATCGTCTAGGGAACGTGCCTTGATTGTGACCATGATGTCGAACCGACCGGTGACCTCTTGAACTTCTCTGGTCTCACCGAGTGCGGTGATGTTCTTGAGGATGTTCTCGCGCTTCTTCACATCCGTGTTTAGTCCTACTAGAGCGGTTACGTGGTATCCAAGGAGTTCTTCATTGACGTCTATAGTGAACTTCTTGATTAGGTTCCGACGTACTAACCGCTTGATTCGACTATAGCACACTGAAGGATTCACGTTAATTTTCTTGCTGAGCTTAGGTACAGAGATACTGGCATCTTCAGTAAGAGCTGTCAATATCTTAGTGTCTATCTCGTCAATTTTCACCATTTGGTATATCTACCGCCACCGAGTTTTATTAAACGCATCATATAAACTTAAATCTTTCACTCATGAACCCATGTAAAATCCACATCCGGCGAAGAAATAAGCCCGCTATCCTGATTTGGCTTAATTAGATGTACTTTTTCTTAGTTAATAGCTCGGCGACAAGAACCGCGCCCTTAGCTGCACCCATCTTAGTGTTATGCGACACCAAGAGATACTTTATGCCGTTCTCCAAAACATCATCCTCCCTGATCCGACCCACGGTGGTGGCCATTCCGCCGTCAGCATCTCGATCCAATCTAGGCTGCGGCCTAAACGGGTCCTCCTGCACAATAATCATTTGGCGAGGAGCTGAAGGTAACCCCTCCTTCGAAAGAACACTCGAATACCTTCTCATAGCCTTCTTCACCGCGTCTACACTGCTTTTCTTTACGGTAGAGATGAAGACACTTTCAGTGTGTCCTTCGAGGACAGCTACGCGTGTACAGGTGCAGCTCACCTTGAAGTCAGCAGGCTCCACAGTTTTGCCTTTCATTGCGCCTAGGATCTTCTGAGTCTCCTTCCGCACCTTCTCCTCCTCCTTCGGGATAAACGGGATCACGTTGTCGGTGATGTCAAGCGCGATTACACCGGGGCTTCTACCTGCGCCGGAAACAGCCTGCATTGAAGTCATAATGATGCTTCTAAGCCCGAATGCGTCGTAGATAGGTTTCAGAGAGATAGCTAGCCCAGTTGTGGTGCAGTTAGGGA from Nitrososphaerota archaeon includes the following:
- a CDS encoding Lrp/AsnC family transcriptional regulator; its protein translation is MVKIDEIDTKILTALTEDASISVPKLSKKINVNPSVCYSRIKRLVRRNLIKKFTIDVNEELLGYHVTALVGLNTDVKKRENILKNITALGETREVQEVTGRFDIMVTIKARSLDDLHNIVTGKIGNIDGVNRSETFIELKTASKEPTFEPQTA
- a CDS encoding DUF432 domain-containing protein; amino-acid sequence: MVVSLAQRFGIYDVKDGLEIELRSEKMSLKNMGGDNFRYRREHNGEVVAERLFTNKDGSVRLALWPTRPINTPQPLGHHVMLRLNPAISLPPRSEDTHHLTMPIEIGIFTVSKGISNDNGGSININYMIDTFSLTRQRYALYGVPEAGYICRMHDTVPDRVAKPVPYEEAAVIMRFENSLDDWVTVTKLVLDAHMVDLYAKEDTVYLEDSNAVIEEGKLADVFLNNKAPLPGLTEVPMAENTKKIRLSLLSRTGLGDTCKFTMEYGY
- the asd gene encoding aspartate-semialdehyde dehydrogenase, encoding MGMKKAAVVGATGIVGQQFLTALRKHPWFEVAGLAASERSAGKNYGEALKDPKSGAVRWYVNEAVPEEVLDMPVVDAADLDPSKFDVVFTAVESDQAKDIEPRLAKETPVISTAAAFRYDEDVPLLIPGVNSEHAALLDIQRKQRGWSGFIVPIPNCTTTGLAISLKPIYDAFGLRSIIMTSMQAVSGAGRSPGVIALDITDNVIPFIPKEEEKVRKETQKILGAMKGKTVEPADFKVSCTCTRVAVLEGHTESVFISTVKKSSVDAVKKAMRRYSSVLSKEGLPSAPRQMIIVQEDPFRPQPRLDRDADGGMATTVGRIREDDVLENGIKYLLVSHNTKMGAAKGAVLVAELLTKKKYI
- a CDS encoding aldehyde ferredoxin oxidoreductase family protein gives rise to the protein MLTGSFVGKGLRANLTDGVLRDFQIREDLFKEYIGGYGLAVRLILEEQPLKADPLGEKNFLAFAPGLLSGTDAPFSGRFSVAGKSPLTGGWGDANAGGYFGPELKKSGYDILIVSGVSPKPVYIWINNGHAELRDATSLWGKDSVEAELLIRNELNEQLAQVACIGQAGEKRSLISCVMTNGGRAAARSGLGAVMGSKGLKAVAVRGERTVSVANEDLFKGISSTIRSRLKSSFLSRLGVTISRPITPLLLRIFGSRLASLSSGNSNGMIAETFRQGGTALGLAMAVASGDAPVKNWSGVGVRDFPPNKADKISGASVTRYQKTRYSCASCPLGCGGLLDVEDGSFAAVKVKRPEYETLAAFGPILLNSNLESIIKANDLCNRYGMDTISAGAAIAFAFECYENGLITSEETGGSELKWGDPAQIISLLTQMGAREALGDVLADGVKKAAERIGKGSEKYAIHIGGQEPAMHDPRVSPSIGATYVIDAAPGRHTAGGASFAESMGTRLPLNNISLPKIQRYRYTGKGTVHRAWSNYIHAVNSLGLCEFGTSGLITDLPVIKLVNAATGWDLDEYGLLTIGERIQTARHLFNLTEGVDPKHSVLPNRLKGIPPLDAGPSAGVTIDLDALVRDYYNTMDWDPVTAWPSDEQLQALGLIEVIRERKER
- a CDS encoding mechanosensitive ion channel family protein, with the protein product MEWLGSTIPGSNFTYFQIAVALLIIVVGIIIAKVLSLSLKRASTPLMSGNYSHLLQRIVYYTVIVISVMMALSSLNVDFTGALLAGGILGIVVGFATQSVVSNLVSGIFLQMDKPISIGDPICIIDGNLYGAILEINVFSTTICTPDGVNLRIPNEKIFTSKIYNFAKYVARRVSVKVGIAYKENIPHVTEVVKKALEENPLILVEPAPVIYAEELADSCINLSILVWTPSSVWLQLNAQLVQQVKKALDDAGIEIPFPQRVVWQKEGTP